One segment of Prosthecobacter sp. DNA contains the following:
- a CDS encoding GDP-L-fucose synthase: MKLFISGHTGMVGGALVRRFQSVPGVTLLTRTRKELDLADQAAVQAFYAAEKPDVAIVAAGKVGGIHANNTYPAEFIYENLAIATNCIHSAWKSGVKRLLFLGSSCIYPKLAPQPMHEDSLLSSALEPTNEAYAIAKIAGLKMAEYYRKQYGVIYHSAMPTNLYGPGDNYHPQNSHVMPALIRRFHEAKNNGLAEVPAWGTGSPRREFMHADDLADACAFLLNLENPPDLVNVGCGNDVTIRELVEQVAEVVGYQGRIVWDASKPDGTPRKLLDTSRINHLGWKPRISLKEGLARTYQAFLEEQRSGKLRG, translated from the coding sequence ATGAAGCTGTTTATTTCCGGTCATACGGGCATGGTGGGAGGCGCGCTGGTGCGGCGCTTTCAAAGTGTTCCGGGTGTCACCCTGCTGACCCGCACACGTAAAGAACTCGATCTGGCCGATCAAGCGGCGGTGCAGGCGTTTTATGCCGCTGAAAAGCCGGATGTGGCGATCGTGGCGGCAGGAAAGGTGGGTGGCATTCACGCCAACAACACCTATCCGGCGGAGTTCATCTACGAGAATCTGGCCATCGCGACAAACTGCATTCACAGCGCCTGGAAGTCGGGAGTGAAGCGTCTGCTTTTCCTCGGCAGCTCGTGCATTTATCCGAAGCTCGCACCCCAGCCGATGCATGAGGACAGCCTGCTTTCCTCGGCGCTGGAACCGACGAACGAGGCCTACGCCATCGCCAAGATCGCCGGATTGAAGATGGCGGAATACTACCGCAAGCAGTACGGCGTCATCTATCACTCGGCCATGCCGACGAACCTGTATGGGCCGGGCGACAATTACCACCCGCAGAACTCGCACGTGATGCCGGCGCTGATCCGGCGCTTTCATGAGGCGAAGAATAATGGTCTGGCCGAGGTGCCTGCCTGGGGCACGGGCAGTCCGCGCCGCGAGTTCATGCACGCGGATGATCTGGCGGACGCCTGCGCCTTCCTGCTCAACTTGGAGAATCCACCGGACCTGGTGAACGTGGGCTGTGGCAACGATGTGACGATTCGCGAGTTGGTGGAACAGGTGGCTGAGGTCGTCGGCTATCAAGGTCGCATCGTCTGGGATGCTTCAAAGCCCGACGGCACTCCGCGCAAGCTGCTGGACACCTCGCGCATCAACCATCTCGGCTGGAAGCCGCGCATTTCGCTCAAGGAGGGCCTGGCGCGGACCTATCAGGCATTCCTGGAGGAGCAGCGCTCCGGCAAGCTGCGCGGCTGA
- the gmd gene encoding GDP-mannose 4,6-dehydratase, whose amino-acid sequence MKKALITGITGQDGSYLAELLLQKGYEVHGVIRRSSSFNTGRIDHIYQDPHVDGARLILHYGDLADAVQMVKLLYELQPDEIYNLGAQSHVKVSFDIPEYTGDVDGLGTLRILEAIREVGLAKKTRFYQASSSEMFGKVQQVPQTETTPFWPRSPYGCAKVFAYWLTVNYRESYGLHASNGILFNHESPRRGETFVTRKITRAATRIKMGLQEKVYLGNLDAKRDWGFAGEYVEMMWLMLQQEQPDDYVVATNETHSVREFCQETFGMLGLDWERHVELDPRYERPAEVDLLIGNPEKARRQLGWEPKVRFKELVKIMVEADLKLAEHEARTKNL is encoded by the coding sequence CTCGTATCTGGCCGAGTTGCTGTTGCAGAAAGGCTATGAGGTTCACGGCGTCATTCGTCGTTCGTCGAGCTTTAACACCGGACGCATCGACCACATCTACCAGGACCCGCATGTGGATGGGGCTCGGCTGATCCTGCATTATGGCGATCTCGCAGATGCGGTGCAGATGGTGAAGCTGCTGTATGAGCTGCAACCGGATGAAATCTACAATCTAGGGGCGCAGTCGCATGTGAAGGTGTCTTTTGACATCCCGGAGTACACCGGTGATGTGGATGGACTGGGCACGCTGCGCATTCTAGAAGCGATACGTGAGGTTGGTCTGGCGAAGAAAACGCGTTTCTACCAGGCCTCGTCGTCGGAGATGTTTGGCAAGGTGCAGCAGGTGCCACAGACGGAGACAACGCCGTTCTGGCCGCGCTCGCCCTATGGCTGTGCCAAAGTCTTCGCCTACTGGCTGACGGTGAACTATCGCGAGAGCTATGGCCTGCATGCCTCGAACGGCATCCTCTTCAATCACGAGAGTCCCCGGCGTGGCGAGACTTTTGTGACGCGCAAGATCACCCGTGCGGCCACGCGCATCAAAATGGGCCTGCAGGAGAAGGTTTACCTCGGCAATCTCGATGCGAAACGCGACTGGGGCTTTGCCGGTGAGTACGTGGAGATGATGTGGCTCATGCTACAGCAGGAGCAGCCGGATGATTATGTGGTGGCGACGAATGAAACCCACAGCGTGCGTGAGTTCTGCCAGGAGACGTTCGGGATGCTTGGGCTCGATTGGGAACGGCATGTGGAGCTGGATCCGCGCTACGAGCGTCCGGCGGAGGTGGATCTGCTCATCGGCAATCCTGAGAAGGCCCGCAGGCAGCTAGGCTGGGAGCCGAAGGTGCGGTTCAAGGAACTGGTGAAAATCATGGTTGAAGCCGACCTGAAACTCGCGGAACACGAGGCAAGGACAAAGAATCTCTGA
- a CDS encoding alpha/beta hydrolase: MRRVLFALVLPISILAADIPPIRGLSRTNLLEYKADDGTKKIAKTSAEWESRRKEALAGFQQIAGPLPGPEMRCALDPQILEEVDCGSYVRRLITYTSQPGGKVPAYLCIPKTALTGAKTPAVLCLHPTENKIGHKVVVGLGGKPHRQYAVELAEQGFVTLSPSYPLLADYQPDLKALKMPSGTMKAIWDNIRGLDYLESLPFVDSSRGFATIGHSLGGHNSIYTAVFDERIKVIVSSCGFDSFLDYYDGNIKGWNQERYMSKMGDYLGKPQEVPFDFYELIACLAPRHVYVNAPLKDANFRWQSVDRIAGAALPLFKLHQAESHLQIAHPDSDHDFPDTERFASYELIKRVLRPAQ; the protein is encoded by the coding sequence ATGCGCCGCGTTCTTTTTGCCCTCGTCCTCCCGATTTCCATCCTGGCCGCCGACATTCCGCCAATTCGCGGCCTGAGCCGCACGAACCTGTTGGAATACAAGGCAGACGACGGCACGAAGAAAATCGCCAAGACCTCCGCCGAGTGGGAAAGCCGTCGCAAGGAAGCGTTGGCAGGCTTCCAGCAAATCGCCGGTCCCCTGCCCGGCCCGGAGATGCGCTGTGCGCTCGATCCGCAGATCCTTGAGGAGGTCGATTGCGGCAGCTACGTGCGCCGACTCATCACCTACACCTCGCAGCCAGGTGGCAAGGTGCCTGCCTACCTCTGCATTCCGAAAACGGCGCTCACTGGAGCCAAAACACCCGCCGTGCTCTGCCTGCACCCCACCGAGAACAAGATCGGCCACAAGGTCGTCGTCGGGCTCGGCGGCAAACCCCACCGCCAGTACGCGGTCGAACTCGCCGAGCAGGGCTTCGTGACACTCTCACCGAGCTATCCTCTCCTCGCCGACTACCAGCCGGATTTGAAAGCCTTGAAGATGCCCAGCGGCACCATGAAGGCCATCTGGGACAACATCCGCGGGCTCGACTACCTCGAATCGTTGCCCTTCGTGGACAGCTCGCGCGGCTTCGCCACCATCGGCCACTCGCTCGGCGGCCACAATTCGATCTACACCGCCGTGTTCGACGAGCGCATCAAAGTCATCGTTTCGAGCTGCGGCTTTGACTCGTTCCTCGATTACTACGACGGCAACATCAAAGGCTGGAACCAGGAACGCTACATGTCAAAGATGGGCGACTACCTCGGCAAACCGCAGGAAGTACCTTTCGACTTTTACGAACTCATCGCCTGCCTTGCCCCGCGCCATGTCTATGTGAACGCCCCGCTCAAGGATGCGAACTTCCGCTGGCAGAGTGTGGACCGCATCGCGGGCGCAGCTCTGCCATTGTTCAAGCTGCATCAGGCGGAGTCACACCTGCAAATCGCCCACCCCGACTCCGACCACGACTTCCCCGACACCGAACGCTTCGCCAGCTACGAGCTGATCAAGCGCGTGCTGCGGCCTGCTCAATGA
- a CDS encoding zinc metallopeptidase — MIIDPLYLLLFLGTMALSLFASWRVKGAYARYSQVPASSGMSGAQIAQRILDLNGIHDVTIHSTHGLLSDHYDPTNKRLVLCEENYHGTNVAALGVAAHECGHAIQHQQLYAPLQWRMAAVGITTVVGSIIPFVGMGLLYIAPKIAIPVLALCFGVVMLFQLVTLPVEFDATARAKRILAHTGAVAPGAETAAMSKVLDAAALTYVAAFISALGTFLYYVMHMLGGQRNDD, encoded by the coding sequence ATGATCATCGACCCTCTCTACCTCCTCCTCTTCCTCGGCACGATGGCGCTGTCACTCTTCGCCTCCTGGCGTGTGAAGGGCGCCTACGCGCGCTATTCGCAGGTGCCGGCCAGTTCCGGCATGTCAGGGGCGCAAATCGCGCAGCGCATTCTCGACCTCAATGGCATCCACGACGTGACCATCCATTCCACCCATGGTTTGTTGAGTGACCATTATGACCCGACCAACAAGCGTTTGGTGCTCTGCGAGGAGAACTATCACGGCACCAACGTCGCCGCGCTCGGCGTGGCGGCGCATGAATGCGGCCACGCCATCCAGCATCAGCAGCTCTACGCGCCATTGCAATGGCGCATGGCCGCCGTGGGCATCACCACCGTGGTCGGCAGCATCATTCCCTTTGTCGGCATGGGGCTGCTCTACATCGCGCCCAAGATCGCCATTCCGGTCCTCGCTCTCTGCTTTGGTGTGGTGATGCTCTTCCAACTCGTCACGCTGCCGGTCGAGTTTGATGCCACCGCCCGTGCCAAACGCATTCTGGCCCACACTGGTGCCGTGGCTCCTGGCGCAGAAACTGCGGCGATGAGCAAAGTGCTCGACGCCGCCGCCCTGACCTATGTCGCGGCCTTCATCAGCGCCCTTGGCACGTTCCTCTACTACGTCATGCACATGCTCGGTGGTCAGCGGAACGACGATTAA
- a CDS encoding glycosyltransferase family 4 protein, whose product MKVLLLNQCFHPDHVATAQHLTDLALELVKRGHQVTVVASSRGYDDPSIRYPVRETWRGIDIRRIWTPGLGKKAKWRRLIDFAMFWGNAKRILFFLPRQDVTVCLTSPPLISTLGTVVAKLKGGAVVPWVMDLNPDEAVAAGWLKAGGIVERTLSFIQNWSFRRASRIIALDRFMAERLKAKGVREEVIHVDAPWSHDQAIRYDAAARDAFRAEHGLTEKFVVMYSGNHSPCHPLDTVLATADEMKSDERLHFLFVGGGSEFKKVQAFAKEKALNNITCLPYQPMEKLSGSLSAADLHLVVMGDPFVGIVHPCKIYNILTLGIPFLFIGPEQSHGADLARRLNDTMHGRVAHNGERDAIVKQIREAMALGPRPVNEAAQALGAEFSHAVLCPRLAQIIEQAAARA is encoded by the coding sequence ATGAAAGTTTTGCTGCTCAACCAGTGCTTCCATCCGGATCACGTCGCCACGGCGCAGCATCTCACGGATCTGGCGCTGGAACTGGTGAAACGCGGCCATCAGGTGACGGTGGTGGCCTCGTCGCGTGGCTACGACGACCCCAGCATCCGCTATCCGGTGCGTGAAACATGGCGCGGCATCGACATCCGCCGCATCTGGACGCCCGGACTTGGCAAAAAGGCCAAATGGCGGCGGCTGATCGATTTCGCGATGTTCTGGGGGAATGCGAAACGCATTCTCTTTTTTTTGCCCCGGCAGGACGTGACCGTGTGCCTGACCTCGCCACCGCTGATCTCCACACTCGGCACCGTGGTGGCGAAACTCAAGGGTGGAGCGGTGGTGCCATGGGTGATGGATTTGAATCCCGATGAAGCGGTGGCGGCAGGATGGCTGAAGGCGGGCGGAATCGTCGAACGCACGCTGTCATTCATCCAGAACTGGAGCTTTCGCCGCGCGTCGCGCATCATCGCGCTGGACCGCTTCATGGCGGAGCGCTTGAAGGCCAAGGGCGTGCGCGAGGAGGTCATCCACGTCGATGCGCCGTGGTCACACGATCAGGCGATTCGTTATGACGCTGCCGCACGTGACGCGTTTCGTGCGGAGCACGGGCTGACGGAGAAATTCGTCGTGATGTATTCCGGCAATCACAGTCCATGTCATCCACTGGACACTGTTTTGGCGACGGCGGACGAGATGAAGTCTGATGAGCGTCTGCATTTCCTGTTTGTCGGCGGTGGCAGCGAGTTCAAGAAGGTGCAGGCTTTTGCGAAGGAGAAGGCGCTGAACAACATCACCTGCCTGCCGTATCAACCGATGGAAAAACTCTCCGGCTCGCTCTCGGCGGCCGATCTGCATCTCGTCGTCATGGGTGATCCCTTTGTGGGCATCGTGCATCCGTGCAAAATCTACAACATCCTCACGCTGGGCATTCCGTTTCTCTTCATCGGGCCGGAGCAGAGCCATGGAGCCGATCTGGCGCGGCGCTTGAATGATACCATGCATGGGCGTGTGGCGCATAACGGTGAACGCGATGCAATCGTGAAACAAATCCGTGAGGCGATGGCGCTCGGCCCTCGTCCGGTGAATGAGGCCGCGCAAGCTCTGGGCGCGGAGTTTTCCCATGCGGTGCTGTGTCCGCGGCTGGCTCAAATCATTGAGCAGGCCGCAGCACGCGCTTGA